DNA sequence from the Arthrobacter sp. FB24 genome:
AGCCGCAGGCAAACTGGCCATGGAAACCCTTCCGGCCCAGGGCTACGTCAGCACTTACGCCGTGGAAAAGAACTCCGGCCAGCCCGGTCAGACTGACTTCAAACCGAACCTCGTCACCGATTCCGCCTCCGCCGCCACCGCCTGGGCCTCCGGGGTGAAGACCTACAACGCCGCCCTCGGCGTGGACGCCAAGGGCGCAGTGGTCCCGACAATGATGGAACTGGCCAAGAAGGCCGGCTACCGCACAGGCAACGTCTCCACCGCCGAGATTACGGACGCTACCCCGGCCTCGCAGATGAGCCACTCCCTCGCCCGCGGCTGCCAGGGTCCTGTCTACTCAGCCGCCGCGTGCCAGGACACCAGCATCACCGGCACCCCGCTGCCGACCAGTGACGTCCGCGTCACCCCGATTGCGGACCAGATCGCCCGCAACGGCACAGCAGACGTCATCTTTGGTGGCGGCTTAAGCCGTTTCGACGCCACGGACGAAACCGCGTTGAAGGAGCAGGGCTATTCGGTCCTGGGCTCGGTCTCGAGCCAGATCCCCGCCACCCGCGCGGACCTGAACGGGGCCGCCGGTGAGAAGGTCTTCGGCTTGTTCAACAAGGGCAACCTGACCGTCGAGAAAGCCAAGCAGGACAACCCCGCCGCGCCTCAGGCGCAGGAGCCCTCCCTGCCGGAGATGACCAAGAAGGCCATCGAACTGCTCGATAAGAAAAAGGAAAAAGACTCCAAGGGCGACGGGTTCTACCTGCAGATTGAGGGGGCTTTGATTGACAAGCGCTCCCACGCCAACGACGCGGCCCAGGCCCTTGAGGAAATCAAGGCCTTCGACGACTCGGTCGCCGCTGCCCTGGATTTCGCCAAGAAGGACGGCAACACCTTGGTCATCGTGACTGCAGACCATGAAACAGGCGGCTTCAGCGTCATCGAAAAGGGCTCCTTCACCAACGCCGAAGCAGCCGGGCCCCCGGCCAACGTCGATTCCGGCAACACCGCCAATAGCTCCACCCCGACCCGGCCTGGCGGAAACGTCAAGGACCCGACCCGCTCGAGCGGCATCATCAACGGCGCCGGCGCTGCAGACCCGAAGAACTTCGGCCCGGCCACCTTCCGGACCCCGAATGACCCAGCCGAGGTCAAGGACGGCTCCAAGGAGGCCAGTCTCTGGCTGAACTACCTTTCGGGCAACCACACCGGTGCCGACGTGCCTGTTTACGCTTACGGCTCAGGATCAGAACAGTTGCAGGGCAGCGTGGACAACACCGATCTGTTCGACATCGTGGGCAACGCCTTGCGCGTCCTGCGCTGACCTTCGCGGAGAACTAAAACTGCAAGACTGGCCGTGGCCCGGGGGGACAAGAACGAACCCCGGGCCACGGCACATCCAAAGGAACACCATGAACCGCAAATCCCGGATTCTCCTGATGGCAACCCTCGTTGCTGCATCCCTCGCAGTACTTGCATTCGTCGTACTGGGCAGACAGGGCTCTACCTCTCCGGCCGGCGACAAGGTCCCGCTGGCCGCCGCGAAAACATCTTTCCCTGGCCTTGCCGCTGCCGAGGGTGAACCGGACCTGCCCGGACTCCAGACGACCCGGCCGGCCCCCGGCCAGGTCCTCCATGTCCGGGGCCCCTTTGATGACAGGCTGGTCTTTGAAGGCCTGACCTTCGACGGTCAGGCAGCCACAGGAGCGGTCAGGATCACCGGTGATGTCAGCAAACTGCTCGATCTCCAGATACTCGCCGGGTTCTACGATGACCGGGGCACCATGGTCGGAACCGCCCGTTTCGTCCACCACCTCGGCAGCCAAGGACACAGCCACTCCGGAGCGCCGGAAGAACGTGAAGAGTTCAGCATTCCCGTACCGGCCGAGATTAAGGCCAAAGCCGTTTCAACGGCAGTAGGCGTACCCGTCCTCGTCAATGAATAATTTGTCCCGAAGACCCAGGGACCAGCTGTCTTGCCCGCGGATGCCACCACCCGGCTGAACGAGCCTGCCGCCTTCGCTCAGCTGCTGCAGGGTTCCTCGCCACCGGGAGACGCAGGAAGCGCATCATCTAGCATGGGTACGGTGAAAACCCGCAATCTCCCCGCGTGGGTGGAGCGTCATCAGATCGGCCTGTACCTTGCGGCCATCGCTGTCGGCGTTGCCCTCGGCTTTCTTGCTCCCGGCTCGGTGGGGGCGCTGGAGCGCTCGATTTACCCGGCCCTCGGACTGCTGCTCTATGCGACTTTTCTCGGGGTTCCCTTTGCCTCCATCGGCGCGGCAGTCAGGGATCTGCGGTTCCTGGCGACAGTGCTGGTCCTGAACTTCGTCGTCGTTCCCGCTGTGGTGTTTGGTCTGACTCGGTTTGTCGCCGGAGATCCGGCGCTGGTGGTCGGCGTCATGCTCGTACTCCTGACGCCGTGCATCGACTACGTCATTGTCTTCACCGGTTTGGCCGGAGGGGCCAGTGACCGGCTCCTGGCCGCCGCTCCGGTATTGATGTTCGTGCAGATGCTCCTGCTACCGGTGTTCCTGTGGGTTTTCATCGGCCCCGACGTGGCTGGGGCTATTGACCCGGCACCGTTTGTCGAGGCCCTGATCGTTCTGATCATCATTCCCCTGGCCGCAGCGGCCCTGACCCAGGCGCTGGCCCGCCGGACAAACCTGGGCCGGACCGTCATGGCGGCCATGCAGGCTTCGATGGTTCCCCTCATGATGGTCACGCTGACCGTGGTAGTCGGTTCACAGATCACAGGAGTGAGCAGGGAACTTGGCTCGCTGCTTGTGGTGGTTCCGGTCTATGTGGCTTTCCTGCTGGTGATGGTTCCGCTGGGACTGTTGGCGGCCAAAGGCGCCCGCCTCGATCCTGCGTCCACCCGTGCCGTTGTCTTCAGTGGCGCTACCCGAAATTCGCTGGTTGTGCTGCCGCTGGCGCTGGCGCTTCCCGGGCCGCTGGCCTTGGCCGCGCTGGTCGTCGTCACCCAAACTCTCGTCGAACTGATCGGCATGGTCCTCTACGTCCAGTTCCTTCCCCTGATCGTGCCCAAGGAACCCAACCGGCAGCCCGCCTAAGCACAGGCGCGCCGTCCCGGGCTCCGCTTCAATCAACCACCTTGAACGCCCAGCCAGGAAGCGCCGGTCAGCCGTGGGCGTGCAGGGGCTTGCCGGCCAGGGCGAGGGCCGCTTCGCCGATGGCGTCGTTCTGGGTGGGGTGGGCGTGGAGGAGGCTGGCGACGTCCTCGGGATAGGCTTCCCAGTTGACCATGAGCTGGCCTTCGCCGATGAGCTCGCTGACCCGGGCGCCGAGCATGTGGACGCCGATGATCGGGCCCTCCTTTTGGCGGATGAGTTTGATGAAGCCCGCGGTCTGCAGCATCTGGCTTTTGGCGTTCCCGCCGAGGTTGTACTCGACCGTCTCGATGCCGTCGGCACTGAACTGTTCCTTCGCCTGGGCCTCGGTGAGGCCGACAGAGCCGGCCTGGGGCTCGGAGTAGGTCACGCGCGGGATGCCGGATTCGATGATGGGTGCCGGGCTCAGACCGGCGATTTCTTCGGCGACGAAGATGCCTTGCTGGAAGCCGCGGTGGGCCAGCTGAAGGCCGGGCACGATGTCCCCGATGGCGTAGACGTTGCCGACACCGGTGTGCAGCCGGTCGTTGGTGGGCACGAAGCCGCGTTCCATGGGGATGCCGGCGTCCTCGTAGCCTAGCTTCGCTGTCACGGGGCCGCGGCCCACGGCCACGAGCAGTACTTCGGCCTCCAGGGTTTTGTCGTCCTGGGTGGTGACGGTGACGCCGTCATCGTTCTGGGAGACACCGGCGAACATGGTGTTGGTGAGGAACTTAATGCCGCGTTTCGTGAAGGCCCGCTGGAGGCCTTTGGACAGGGATTCGTCCTCGTTGGCGATGAGGCGCGGAAGGGCTTCGATGATGGTTACTTCGGTACCGAAGGAAGCCCAGACCGAGGCGAATTCCACACCGATCACGCCGCCGCCGAGGATGAGTGCGCTCTTGGGGACGAAATCCATTTCGAGTGCCTGTTCGGAGGTGATCACCCGTCCGCTGATGTCCAGGCCGGGCAGGGATTTCGAATAGGACCCGGTGGCCAGCACAATGTTTTTGCCCCGGTAGCTGGTGCCGTCGACTTCTACCGTGTCTGCGGCGGCCAGCGTACCCCAGCCCTGGATCAGGTCGACGCTGCGGGAAGAAACGAGGCCTTGGAGTCCTTTATAGAGGCGGTCAACGACGCTCGCCTTGAACTTTGTCACCCCGGCCATGTCGACGCGGCCGAAGGCGCTCTCCACGCCAAATGCTTCGCTCTCCCGGATGGTGTCGGCCACTTCTGCTGAATGCAACAGCGCCTTGGTCGGGATGCATCCACGGTGCAGGCAGGTCCCGCCAAGCTTGTCGCCCTCAATCAGGGCCACCGTCATGCCCAGCTGCGCCCCGCGCAGCGCGGCGGCGTAGCCGGCGCTGCCGCCGCCGAGGATTACGAGGTCATAGGTCATGGTTTTCCTCCCGATGGAGCGAATTGAGGGGCGAGTCCGTGATTGAGGGAGCGGCGTTGCCCGCACCTAGGGGGAGCACAGGAGCCCCGAAGGTCGCCGTGGTGGCCAGTGTGCCTTGCCCATGAAGCCCCCGCATCTACACGGCTCCCGGATGTGAGTCCTGTCCCGATATTATGCCTGATACGGATCCTCAGGGGTCTTTCCCAGACGGGTGGTTGTTCCGTTGGCATGATGTGCGGAGCGATTGCGGCCTCCGGGTCTTTAGCGGGCCGGGTCCGGCAGCGTGCCGTTCGTTTCCACCTTTGACCGGGTACGGGATCTGAGCTGTTGGAAGAAGGCCAGCCCGGCGATGAAGACAACTCCGGCGACCCAGGTGTTGACGCGCGCACCCAGAATCGTGTTCGCTTCATCGGAGCGCATCAGTTCGAAGGCAAACCGGCCGGCCGTGTAGAAAACAATGTAGAGGGAGAAGACCGCTCCGGCTCCGAGCGTATATTTGCGGTCCAGGAATATCAGCAGTGCCGCCGCGGCCAGGCACCAGAGGGACTCGTAGAGGAAGGTCGGCTGGAAGTACCCGATGACCTCAGGGGTCCCTTCTGGAGTGGTCACTGCCTGTCCTGTGGTTGGGTCCATGGTGTGGATTTGCAGTTTCCATGGCAGGTCCGTGGGTGCGCCGTAGATTTCGTTGTTGAACCAGTTTCCCCACCTGCCCAGGGCCTGCGCCAGGAGCAGTCCGGGAGCGGCGGCGTCAGCGAACGCGGCGAAGGGGACTCCGGCGCGGCGGGCACCGATAGCTGCCCCGACCAGCCCGAGGGCAACCGCACCCCAGATGCCAAGGCCGCCTTCCCAGATCCGCAGGGCACCCCAGGGGTCCTTACCGGGCCCGAAGTAGAGCTGGTTGTCGGTGATCACATGGTAGAGCCGGCCGCCGACGATGCCGAAGGGGACGGCCCACATCACAATGTCCAGTGCCTGTGACGAGGTCCCGCCCCTGGCCTTGAGACGGCGGACGGTCAGCCAGGTGCCGACAGCGATGCCCGCGAGGATGCAGAGCGCGTAGAAGCGGATCGTCAGGGGGCCGAGCGCGACGGCGCTCAGCGTTGGTGAAGGCAGGAAGATCTCCTGCGTGGAGAACGATTGCATGGTTCGAGCTCACTGAAAGTAGGTGTCAGGAAGCGGCCACAGGACGGCGGCCGCCGAAAGCAGCATGCCCTGGTCCCGCCGCGGCAGGTTGGTACGCCCGGGCAGCTGTGAGGACGTCACAGGCCGGAGTAGGAGTGCAGGCCGTTGAAGAACTGGTTCACGATGGTGAAGTTGAACACCACGCACAGGTAGCCGACGATGGACAGCCAGGCGGCGCGGGTGCCGGTCCAGCCGCGCGTGGCGCGGGCATGGAGGTAGCCGGCGTAGACCACCCAGATGACGAAGGTCCAGACTTCCTTGGTGTCCCAGCCCCAGAAGCGGCCCCAGGCCTTTTCGGCCCAGATGGCCCCGAACATCAGGGTGAAGGTCCAGCCGATGAACCCGAGCGCGTTGATGCGGTAGGAGAGGTTCTCCAGGCTGAGCGCCGAGGGAACCAGACGCATGAACCCGAGCCTGTCCGCGCCTCCGGCAGCTACGGTTTTCTGGCGGTGGGACTGGACCAGCTGCAGGGCGGACATCGCGAAGGTCAGGGTGAACAGTGCCGAGGACAGTACGGCGATGGAGACATGGATGATCAGCCAGTAGCTCTGCAGCGCCGGAACGAGGTGCCCCACGGGCGTCCAGTAGGCGATCGAGGCGGCCACCTGCATGATGATGGCCAGACCGATCACGAAGGTGCCCAGGAAGCGCAGGTCGCGCCGGGTCAGCGCGAGCAGGAATACCGCCACGGCCACGAAGGCGCCGGTGGTAAGGAACTCGTACATGTTGCCCCATGGCACCCGGCCCGCGCCGAACGCACGGGTGACCACACCGGCGCCGTGGATCAGGGCGCCGAGTATCGTGAGGGCCACCGCCACCCGGGCCGGGACGCGCCGCCCGGGGGCGTAGCGCATGCCGGGTTCGGCAGTTTGGCCTGCGCCGGCCGCATCCGTTCCCGCTCGGCGGGCGGTTGAGCTCGGGCGTTCGGCTATGCCGGCCGGGCCGCCGACGTGGGAGGCCAGACGGTCACCGGAAGCGGCGGCGCTGATTCCGGCGCTGACCGGAACGCCGGCACGTGCAGGGGCCGCCTCTGCGGCTTTGAGGTCCACCGCGCGCAGGACCTTGCTGCTGCGGGCCAGGTCCCAGGCGAAGGCGATGAACGCCACGGTGTAGGTGCCTGCGGCCAGGAGCATGAACAGCTCGCTGTATTGGCCCATGGTTTCGTTGATGTCCGGCATTAGTGCTCCTTCGGTGAGCGGGCAGGGACGTTGGCGGCGTCGGTCGCGTGGGGCTCGGCGAGGTTCCAGCGGGCCATGAGCCGGGCGCGGATGGCCGCGGCCTCGGGTGCGAGCCGGTGGTCTTCGCCGCGGGCCAGCAGCCCGTATTCGATCATGGTGCGGCCGTCCTCGTGGGAGCCGGCGCGGAGCCAGACGCGGCGGCGGTTCACGTACAGGGACACGATCAGCCCGGCGACGGCAATCAGGGAGAAGATCAGGACCCCGTCCTGGCCCGGGACTGTGCGGATGTCCACCCCGATGTAGCGTTTGAGCCCGTCAAAGCTGATCGAGCCTTTGCCCTCCGGGAGGGTGTAGCTCTGCCCGGCGTCCAGGACAATCCCGCCGGCCGGCAGATCCCGGCCGTTGAGCTGGGTCAAGGTCTTTACGTCCAGGTTGTAGACGTTCTGGGGTTTGCCTGTATCGAGCCCGAGATCACCGTAGTAGGAGTTCAGGTTCAGTTGCGGGTTCAGCGGGTCCGGGTCGAAGCTGTAGGACACACCATCCTGGTTCTTGATGGCCGAGGGCAGGAAGAACCCGACGAAACCCAGCTGGGAGGGCGAGGCGTCCGGGACCTTGAGGACAATGGTGGAGGTGTACACGGCGTCGTTGGGGACGGATACGACAGGGCCGCTGAACGCGGTGTTCCCGTCCCCGTCTTTGACGGTGACGATGGGTGCGTAACCGTTGCCGACGAGGAAGATGCCGGTTCCGCCGAAGTAGACCGGTTCGTTGACTTTCAGGACCTGCTGCTGCGGGGCCGCGTCCGGGCTGTTCCGGGTCGTCAGGGAGGCTTTGAAATCGATGGGCTGGCCGAACTGCCGGGTGGATTCGCGGTCGAAACGGACGTCGAACTTGTCCAGGGTGACGGCGAAGGGATCCAGCCAGGAGGTCTGGAAGTTGGTGCCGGGGGTGAAGTTGTCGTAGCCGACGAGGGTGTTGACGAACGTGTCGCCTTCGATGATGATTTTTTGGCCCCGGTAGCCGAACAACCCGCCGACCGCGACGCTGACCAGCACGCCGATCAGGGCGGTGTGGAAGAGGAGGTTGCCGACTTCCCGCAGCAGCCCCCGTTCGGCTCCGAGGGAGGGCATCGCGCCGTCGGCGTCGCGGATGTCGACGCGGTAGCCGCGTTTCTTCAGTACTGCGGCTGCGTCCCGGACGGCGTCGCCCGGGCCGACAGCGGCGTCTGCCGGCAGCACGAGCGTGCCGTATTCGGGCAGACGCGACAGCCGCCGGGGGGTCCGCGGCGGGGCTGAACGCAGGGCCTTCCAGTGTGCCCGGGCCCGGGGTATCACGCAGCCGATCAGGGAGATGAACAACAGGATGTAAATCGCGGAGAACCACGCCGAGGAATAGACATCGAAGAGCTGAAGGGAGTCAAGGATTTTCCCGTACTCCGGACGGTCCTTGATGTACTGGGTCACCACGGCAGGGTTAGCCGGGCGCTGCGGGAACAACGAGCCCGGCACCGCGACCACGGCCAGCAAAAGCAGCAGAAAAAGTGCCGTCCGCATGCTCGTCAGCTGGGTCCACGCCCAGCGCAGCGTCCCGGCGGGGCCCAGCGGCGGGAGGACCGGCGCTGCCTTAGCATCCGGGGCGTCAGGTAGGGACATCGCTGCCTTCCAGTCGGGGTGTCAAGGGCGGGTGAGGTCTGCAACCCCGCAGTTCTACCTTACGTAGAATTAGTACAAGTGGGTGGCCGGCGCTTCGCCACGCCCCTTCCTGATAATATCGTCTGAAGACGATTGAACCGATTCCGGTTGAAACCTGAGCCTGGGCGTGGCGTGAAAACGGCACGTCCAGGACCACCATCCACGTCATAGGAGGAAGCCATTTGATGAACACTCCATCCGGCGGCGGCAGCCTGACCCGGCGCAGCATCTTTACGGGCCTGGCGGCTGTGGCCTCCCTTGGCTTGGCCGCCTGCGCCGGACCCGATCCGCTCGTCCAGCAGGCGGCGGCGGGGGATAACAAGAACTACATTGCCGGTGACGGATCGGTGCAGGAATACGCCGAGGGGTCCCGCGGCGCTCCGGTGGCCTTGAACGCGAACCTTTATGACGGCACGCCCGTCAGTTCCGGTGACTGGGCGGGCGCGGTCACAGTGCTCAATTTCTGGTACGCAGCCTGCGCCCCGTGCCGTGTCGAGGCCCCGCACCTGGAATCGCTGTACCAGGAGTTCTCCCCGCAGGGAGTGAAGTTCCTCGGGATTAACGTCCGGGATGAGAAGCCGACGGCGGAAGCCTTTGAGCGGACCTTCGGCGTGACGTATCCGAGCGTGCAGGACAAGGACGGGAAGGTACTGCTCGCCATGAGCCGCTTCGTCCCGCCCCAGGCGGTCCCGACCACCCTCGTCCTGGACAAGGAAGGGCGAGTTGCGGCGAGAATCCTGGGTGGACTGGACAAGAGCACCCTCAAAGCCCTGATCACTTCCGCACTCGAGGCCTAGGAAAAGCCGGGACGCGGGGGTTCCCGGACGCTCCGGCCGCATGCGAACACCCGGAATTCCGGCCATGCCGGAGCGGAACGAGAGAAGGCTGGTCCGTCATGACAGTGCAGTTGCCTGAGGGTTCCTTGGCTCTTCTGCGTGAGGGGTACACGTTCATATCGAGCCGGTGTGACCGGTTCGGCACCGATGCGTTCCGCACCCGGCTGATGCTGCGCCCGGTGATCTGCCTTCGCGGGGCGGAGGCGGCCGAGTTCTTCTACGGCGGTGGCCGGTTCGGCCGCAAGGGCCATGCCCCGCTCTGCCCAGCACCTGCTGCAGGACGCCGGCAGCGTGCAGTCCCTCGAAGGGCCCGCCCACCGGCACCGGAAACAGCTGTTTCGTGACCTGATGACCAAGGAATCGGTGGACCGTCTCGGCCAGGCTTTCGACACCGAATGGCGCTCCGCGGCGGAGCGGTGGCGTGGCGCGGGCGCGGTGGTACTCCATGACGAGCTGCGCCGGATCCTCACCGCAGCCGCCTGCGAATGGGCCGGAGTGCCGGCAGACCAGGCTACAGTGGGCCGCCGCGCCCGGGAACTGAGCCTGATGATCGAAAAGGCCGGCGCGGTCGGGCCGGCGAACTGGTATGCGCGGTGGCGCCGCCGCGGAACCGAAAAATGGGCCGCCGACTGCCTCGACACCATCCGCCGGTCCGGCCCGGACGCGGCCAGGGACACGCCGGCCGCGTCGATCGCCTTTCACACCGACGAACACGGCAACGCACTCCCGGTTGACACCGCGGCGGTGGAACTTCTCAACCTGCTCCGGCCCATCGAGGCCGTCAGCCGCTTCATGGTCTTCGCAGCCGTCGCCCTGCAGCAGCACCCCGAATGGAAAGACATCCTGAACGCAGGCCAGGACGCAGACCTGGACTGCTTCGCACAGGAAGTCCGCCGGTATTACCCGTTCTTCCCCTTCGTCGGCGGCACGGCCCGCCAACCACTGCAATGGAAGGGCCAGACATTCAAAGAGGGTCAATGGGTGCTGCTGGATCTGTACGGCACGAACCACGACGGCCGGATCTGGAAGGATCCGGAGAGCTTCGACCCTGCCCGGTTCCGCGCCTGGCGGCCGGACCCCCACACCCTGGTTCCCCAGGGCGCCGGCGACCCTGCCGCGGGGCATCGCTGCCCCGGTGAGGACATCACCGTTGACCTGATGCGGCGGGCCGTCCGGGCACTGGCCGCGGAGACCGGCATGAGCGTACCCGCCCAGGACCTGAGCATCGACCTTACCCGGATGCCCGCGCTGCCTCGAAGCGGTTTCATCCTCTCAGGACGCCCCGGACCGCACTGACACGGCTCCGCACATACCCCTGCCGCGGCGCCATAAGCGCGCTGGCCCCGGACCTGCACGCGGAACGCCATGAAGGTTGCGGCTGGCACATATCACCGACTTTGGATATCATCGGTGTATGACGATTGATACGAGAAGTGGCACCCGGCTGGAACCGGCCGCCGCGTTGTTCCATTCCCTGGCCGA
Encoded proteins:
- a CDS encoding arsenic resistance protein, encoding MGTVKTRNLPAWVERHQIGLYLAAIAVGVALGFLAPGSVGALERSIYPALGLLLYATFLGVPFASIGAAVRDLRFLATVLVLNFVVVPAVVFGLTRFVAGDPALVVGVMLVLLTPCIDYVIVFTGLAGGASDRLLAAAPVLMFVQMLLLPVFLWVFIGPDVAGAIDPAPFVEALIVLIIIPLAAAALTQALARRTNLGRTVMAAMQASMVPLMMVTLTVVVGSQITGVSRELGSLLVVVPVYVAFLLVMVPLGLLAAKGARLDPASTRAVVFSGATRNSLVVLPLALALPGPLALAALVVVTQTLVELIGMVLYVQFLPLIVPKEPNRQPA
- a CDS encoding cytochrome P450, producing MPRSAQHLLQDAGSVQSLEGPAHRHRKQLFRDLMTKESVDRLGQAFDTEWRSAAERWRGAGAVVLHDELRRILTAAACEWAGVPADQATVGRRARELSLMIEKAGAVGPANWYARWRRRGTEKWAADCLDTIRRSGPDAARDTPAASIAFHTDEHGNALPVDTAAVELLNLLRPIEAVSRFMVFAAVALQQHPEWKDILNAGQDADLDCFAQEVRRYYPFFPFVGGTARQPLQWKGQTFKEGQWVLLDLYGTNHDGRIWKDPESFDPARFRAWRPDPHTLVPQGAGDPAAGHRCPGEDITVDLMRRAVRALAAETGMSVPAQDLSIDLTRMPALPRSGFILSGRPGPH
- the ccsB gene encoding c-type cytochrome biogenesis protein CcsB, with amino-acid sequence MPDINETMGQYSELFMLLAAGTYTVAFIAFAWDLARSSKVLRAVDLKAAEAAPARAGVPVSAGISAAASGDRLASHVGGPAGIAERPSSTARRAGTDAAGAGQTAEPGMRYAPGRRVPARVAVALTILGALIHGAGVVTRAFGAGRVPWGNMYEFLTTGAFVAVAVFLLALTRRDLRFLGTFVIGLAIIMQVAASIAYWTPVGHLVPALQSYWLIIHVSIAVLSSALFTLTFAMSALQLVQSHRQKTVAAGGADRLGFMRLVPSALSLENLSYRINALGFIGWTFTLMFGAIWAEKAWGRFWGWDTKEVWTFVIWVVYAGYLHARATRGWTGTRAAWLSIVGYLCVVFNFTIVNQFFNGLHSYSGL
- a CDS encoding TlpA family protein disulfide reductase, encoding MNTPSGGGSLTRRSIFTGLAAVASLGLAACAGPDPLVQQAAAGDNKNYIAGDGSVQEYAEGSRGAPVALNANLYDGTPVSSGDWAGAVTVLNFWYAACAPCRVEAPHLESLYQEFSPQGVKFLGINVRDEKPTAEAFERTFGVTYPSVQDKDGKVLLAMSRFVPPQAVPTTLVLDKEGRVAARILGGLDKSTLKALITSALEA
- the lgt gene encoding prolipoprotein diacylglyceryl transferase, whose translation is MQSFSTQEIFLPSPTLSAVALGPLTIRFYALCILAGIAVGTWLTVRRLKARGGTSSQALDIVMWAVPFGIVGGRLYHVITDNQLYFGPGKDPWGALRIWEGGLGIWGAVALGLVGAAIGARRAGVPFAAFADAAAPGLLLAQALGRWGNWFNNEIYGAPTDLPWKLQIHTMDPTTGQAVTTPEGTPEVIGYFQPTFLYESLWCLAAAALLIFLDRKYTLGAGAVFSLYIVFYTAGRFAFELMRSDEANTILGARVNTWVAGVVFIAGLAFFQQLRSRTRSKVETNGTLPDPAR
- the lpdA gene encoding dihydrolipoyl dehydrogenase, which encodes MTYDLVILGGGSAGYAAALRGAQLGMTVALIEGDKLGGTCLHRGCIPTKALLHSAEVADTIRESEAFGVESAFGRVDMAGVTKFKASVVDRLYKGLQGLVSSRSVDLIQGWGTLAAADTVEVDGTSYRGKNIVLATGSYSKSLPGLDISGRVITSEQALEMDFVPKSALILGGGVIGVEFASVWASFGTEVTIIEALPRLIANEDESLSKGLQRAFTKRGIKFLTNTMFAGVSQNDDGVTVTTQDDKTLEAEVLLVAVGRGPVTAKLGYEDAGIPMERGFVPTNDRLHTGVGNVYAIGDIVPGLQLAHRGFQQGIFVAEEIAGLSPAPIIESGIPRVTYSEPQAGSVGLTEAQAKEQFSADGIETVEYNLGGNAKSQMLQTAGFIKLIRQKEGPIIGVHMLGARVSELIGEGQLMVNWEAYPEDVASLLHAHPTQNDAIGEAALALAGKPLHAHG
- the resB gene encoding cytochrome c biogenesis protein ResB; protein product: MSLPDAPDAKAAPVLPPLGPAGTLRWAWTQLTSMRTALFLLLLLAVVAVPGSLFPQRPANPAVVTQYIKDRPEYGKILDSLQLFDVYSSAWFSAIYILLFISLIGCVIPRARAHWKALRSAPPRTPRRLSRLPEYGTLVLPADAAVGPGDAVRDAAAVLKKRGYRVDIRDADGAMPSLGAERGLLREVGNLLFHTALIGVLVSVAVGGLFGYRGQKIIIEGDTFVNTLVGYDNFTPGTNFQTSWLDPFAVTLDKFDVRFDRESTRQFGQPIDFKASLTTRNSPDAAPQQQVLKVNEPVYFGGTGIFLVGNGYAPIVTVKDGDGNTAFSGPVVSVPNDAVYTSTIVLKVPDASPSQLGFVGFFLPSAIKNQDGVSYSFDPDPLNPQLNLNSYYGDLGLDTGKPQNVYNLDVKTLTQLNGRDLPAGGIVLDAGQSYTLPEGKGSISFDGLKRYIGVDIRTVPGQDGVLIFSLIAVAGLIVSLYVNRRRVWLRAGSHEDGRTMIEYGLLARGEDHRLAPEAAAIRARLMARWNLAEPHATDAANVPARSPKEH
- a CDS encoding alkaline phosphatase; this encodes MRRTLSMLTSTAAVAAVLTAVAVSAPATAAPEGNNGRTKNVIYLLGDGMGRTHVTAGRERFYGAAGKLAMETLPAQGYVSTYAVEKNSGQPGQTDFKPNLVTDSASAATAWASGVKTYNAALGVDAKGAVVPTMMELAKKAGYRTGNVSTAEITDATPASQMSHSLARGCQGPVYSAAACQDTSITGTPLPTSDVRVTPIADQIARNGTADVIFGGGLSRFDATDETALKEQGYSVLGSVSSQIPATRADLNGAAGEKVFGLFNKGNLTVEKAKQDNPAAPQAQEPSLPEMTKKAIELLDKKKEKDSKGDGFYLQIEGALIDKRSHANDAAQALEEIKAFDDSVAAALDFAKKDGNTLVIVTADHETGGFSVIEKGSFTNAEAAGPPANVDSGNTANSSTPTRPGGNVKDPTRSSGIINGAGAADPKNFGPATFRTPNDPAEVKDGSKEASLWLNYLSGNHTGADVPVYAYGSGSEQLQGSVDNTDLFDIVGNALRVLR